A stretch of DNA from Betaproteobacteria bacterium:
CCGCTTCGCCGACCGCGACGTGCGCGCGCGCTTCTTCGACCTGGCGCGCGAACTCGGCTCGCTCGGCGCATGGGTGCGCCTGCATTACGTCTATCCCTACCCGCACGTGGACGAGCTCATTCCGCTGATGGCCGAGGGGAATCTCCTGCCCTACCTCGACGTGCCGTTCCAGCATGCGAGTCCGCGCATCCTCAAGCTGATGAAGCGCCCGGCCAGTGCCGAGGACAACCTCGCCCGCATCCGCGCGTGGCGCGCCATCTGTCCGGAACTCGCGATCCGCAGCACCTTCATTGTCGGCTTTCCCGGCGAGACCGACGCCGAGTTCGACGCTTTGCTCGCGTTCCTGGAGGACGCGCAGCTCGACCGCGTCGGCTGTTTCGCCTATTCGCCGGTCGACGGCGCACGCGCCAACGCGCTCCCGGGACACGTCCCGGAAGAGGTCAAGGAAGAACGGCGCGAGCGCTTCATGACGCTGCAGGAAAGGATCAGCGCGGAGCGGCTGCGGGCGAAGGTCGGAAGGGTTCTCGACGTGCTCGTCGACGAAGTGCACGGCACCAGGGCAATCGCGCGCTCGTTTGCCGACGCTCCCGAGATCGACGGCGTCGTGCACGTGTCGAAGGCGCGCGGCGTGGCGGTGGGCGATCTCATCCGCGTGCGCGTGGTGAAATCGGACAGCCACGACCTCTGGGCCGAGGCCGTGCGTTGAAAATCAATCCCCGCATCCTGCACTGGATGCGGCGGCTGAGACGCAACCTGCTCGCGCTGTGGTTCGCGTGTCGTCACCCCGGCACCCCGCTGCTGGCGAAGATCCTCGCGGTGCTCGTCGCCGGCTATGCTTTCAGTCCGATCGACCTGATTCCCGATTTCATCCCCCTCATCGGCTATCTCGACGAATTCATCCTGCTGCCCGGTGCCATCTACCTGATCTTCCGCCTGATCCCGCCGCCGGTGCTGGACGAATGCCGTGCGCGCGCCGACAGGCATCTGCGCGAGCACGAACACAGCCCGCGCAGCTATGTGGCTGCCGTCGTCATCGTGCTGCTCTGGGGCGCCCTGCTGTGGTGGCTGTGGACGCGATACGGCGCCGCCGCCATTGCATGGCTGCGCACCGCGCTGGCGTGACGCGTACTTTAGCGCGCGAGGCCGGCAGTGAGGTCGCTGTCGCCCTCGCGCAGGTACGCGAACGGCATGTGCGCCGTGCCGTGCGCGAGACCGGGACAGCCATCGCCGTCGACCGCGATCAGCCCGACCTGCGCGCCGACGGTGTCCGCCATCTCGGCGAGCACGCGCTCGACGGCGGCCGGCGCTCCGAGACCGCGCCCGATCCAGTCGCACACCCGTTTCGTCGCCAGGGTGCGCAACATGAGTTCGCCGTGTCCCGTGGCGGACGCCGCTGCTGTGGGCGTCGCGTAGTTGCCGGCACCGGGCACCGGCGTATCACCGACCCTGCCCGGAAGCTTGAGCGCAACGCCTCCGGTGGACGTCGCGGCGGCGAAGCGCCCGCGCGCGTCGCGCGCGACGGCACCGACCGTGCCGCCTCGCTCCTGCCGTCGTTCGCGCCATCGCGCCCGCGCGCGTTCGGTCACCGGATCGTATTCGGCAAAGCCCATCCCCCGCGCAAAGCGCAGCGCGCCCGCCCCGACCAGCAGCACGTGGCCGGTCTCTTCCATCACCCGTCGCGCCACCAGAACCGGATTGCGCACGTGCATGAGTGCCGCCACCGCGCCGGCGCGCAGCTCCTCGCCGTCCATCACCTGCGCGTCCATCTCGGCCTCGCCATCCAGGTTGAGGCAGGCACCGGTGCCGGCGTTGAAGAGCGGGTCGTCCTCCAGCGCCACGACCGCCGCCGCCACGGCGTCGATGGCGGCGCCGCCTGCGGCGAGAATCCGGCGTGCGAGCGTTGCCGCTGCGCGCACGCCGCGCACCGCGTCCTCGTGCGCGTCCGCGTCCCAGACGCCGGCTCCCCCGTGCACCACCAGACCGTAACGCATCAACCCTCCCTCTGCAGCGTATGGGTGAACCCAGGGACGCAG
This window harbors:
- a CDS encoding DUF1232 domain-containing protein gives rise to the protein MRRLRRNLLALWFACRHPGTPLLAKILAVLVAGYAFSPIDLIPDFIPLIGYLDEFILLPGAIYLIFRLIPPPVLDECRARADRHLREHEHSPRSYVAAVVIVLLWGALLWWLWTRYGAAAIAWLRTALA
- a CDS encoding isoaspartyl peptidase/L-asparaginase, whose amino-acid sequence is MRYGLVVHGGAGVWDADAHEDAVRGVRAAATLARRILAAGGAAIDAVAAAVVALEDDPLFNAGTGACLNLDGEAEMDAQVMDGEELRAGAVAALMHVRNPVLVARRVMEETGHVLLVGAGALRFARGMGFAEYDPVTERARARWRERRQERGGTVGAVARDARGRFAAATSTGGVALKLPGRVGDTPVPGAGNYATPTAAASATGHGELMLRTLATKRVCDWIGRGLGAPAAVERVLAEMADTVGAQVGLIAVDGDGCPGLAHGTAHMPFAYLREGDSDLTAGLAR
- a CDS encoding radical SAM protein, producing RFADRDVRARFFDLARELGSLGAWVRLHYVYPYPHVDELIPLMAEGNLLPYLDVPFQHASPRILKLMKRPASAEDNLARIRAWRAICPELAIRSTFIVGFPGETDAEFDALLAFLEDAQLDRVGCFAYSPVDGARANALPGHVPEEVKEERRERFMTLQERISAERLRAKVGRVLDVLVDEVHGTRAIARSFADAPEIDGVVHVSKARGVAVGDLIRVRVVKSDSHDLWAEAVR